From the genome of Toxoplasma gondii ME49 chromosome XII, whole genome shotgun sequence:
gagaaggcggcacTGGTTCCGCAAGTCCACAATCAACTGGGTGTGCTCTGCGGTCTCCTTCTCTGGTGACAACCGACACAgccaggagacgaaaagagataTTCTGTGTCCTTGCTGGGAATTCAGCACAAAAATCAATTGACAATCTAGTAGAGGGAACTAGGCATTTATTCACTTGTTTGCTTAACCTGggaaagagggaaggaaaaacgtctggagaaaacgacaaagCTTGTGAAAAACAGGCCGAGAAATGGCAGCTAAGCTCAGGTCGGGAAAGGCTTGCTTTCCGCGCCCGCAGCCCCAGTTCAGAAGGCGCCCAAGACATGAGGCAAGCAAACGAAAAACCTTGAGGACAGAGATAGCAGAACGTGTCGAGTGAACTTCAAGCGTCACATCTTGTCCAGCAGCATTGGCTTTCGCTTGCTTTCTGGGCGCAGCTGTCTACGGATTTCTGTCAGCCACCCCACGATGCGACTAGGGTCCAGACGACCAACGCGAAACGCGACCATCGTTTTCCACATGGACAAccagaaacgaagactccATCGGTTCGTACAAACACACTCGCGTTTTCTACAGGGTCACTTTTGCGTGTTGCGCGGAGCTCGGGTCGCAACATGACACACTCGCCGTCGGTAGGTAAGGAGCAACGCTcatctcctttctctcgacatGGAAACCTAGAAAACTCAGCACCGCCTGCAGGTTGGTGGTGTGTGTGACGTCTGTTGCACTCACCTCTGCACTCCATGTACCACGCCTAGAAAAATACTGATGTGGAAGAACCTGGAAACAGTAGACTAGCGAAGTCCCAGTTGCACGCATACTCCCACAGAAGcagcaagagaaaggaagagagaacggagtGGCGCTGCGTAGAGGCAccgcgcgcatgcgcatcACCTTCTTTCTGTTGGTCTCACCCGCCTGCTGAAGACGGCGTTCCAGAAAGAGACGCCGTTGTTCCTCCTGATGCAGACGGGTCTCCAGCGTCTTAATAGGGTCCTCTTGGCGAGACGACACACCGCGATGCTCTGAAGAATTGTCCGCCTGCAGCCACGAAGTGAACAGCAAGatccatgcatgcatttgacAGAAAGAGTTCATGTCAGAGCTTCTAATACAGGTGCCTGGGGAATGCGTGAgcaatgcatgcaaaaagaaaacagcgaGACATACCAAGAAAGCAAAAacctccagagagaaaagcaacgcGCTCTAAAAAGTGGATGGTCGAATACACTCGGCCGAAGAACCATTACTGTTTGCCTCAGGCAGGATGTCAAAAGCATACAGTCCACGCATATTCATGTTCACACCTTCACACATGATATacgtgtgtatatatatatatatatatataagtatatgtATGCGAAAGAGATGAACACACAACCATGTACATACGCTGGTAGTAGGTTGGTATATGGAGGCAGGATGGAGCtcaaaaggaaagagacacgccAGAGGGATGCATGTGGACAATCCCTCTCGCGTTCCACCTAACGGAAAGAGGAATGCGAGCTCAAAAGTACTGCCTCATCATTGGAAACTCAAACTGCAACGAAGAGCAACGGGGTAAGCCACAACTTTGCATTTAGCTGGACAGTGGAGACTAACATGCACGTCACcgtcgctgccttctcctAGCAACTCCTCTtgtccctcttcttcatcttcttcctcttcgtcctccgagagaagaacctgCAAACGCACCAGGGTGGCACAGCATGTTGTAGAAATTATTTTTGTCCAGAAACGACACATCGGTGTAAAAACTCAACGTTTGTTAAGAgcacagaaggaagacaaTCAGAGTAAAACAGGAACTCCTCCACAGTTTTTACGTTTTTTTGTGTGAGAAATGGATCTGTGTCTTCAACATCGAATTTGTGAGGCAGCAGTGTCTCCCATGTAATCCGCCTCCTCGTCACGTTCGTCAGTGAAACCGTGAAGGCAGCAGctgtgaagagagacagggggcATCTGCCTGATCAGTATCATCATACTTGGAATTCTCTGAGACACGAATGTTTACAAGCTCTTTCTCGGTCCTGGTAAGTATGCACAACGAGTTGGACTTCTGACCAGGATACAGTAAGAAACGATAGTTCACCGCCTGATGTAGGACGTGAGCTGCGTAAGAACATCTGGAGAAAGGTCCCCTTACTTTGGAAGCCAGAAAGAGTGAAAGGAGTCAACGAAAACGGAAAGAGGGGTTGCCTGTTTCTGATACGCTTCAGAGTTGTGTCTACCTTACCGCGTTGAACTCTTGAACCGCCCCGCGGAGAGCTGACCAAGCATTCTTCATTGTTGACAAACAGGCAGGGTCGCCTGAGCGAAGCACAAAAACGGAAACGATGCGATTCCGCCGCAAAAATCTGGGATATCTTGAACGACGGCCTGTGGTATCCAACGTTACGAACGCCCGTGTTTACAGCTGAATGCCTGTATAAGAAAGCTGGACCAAAAACGATGGCAGAACGACAGGAAGGGAAAGTATAGAAACTCGGAAAATGCCGCCGACACAAAGAGCCCTGTGACGATTGTTACCACGGCTCGCTGCCGAGGAGGGGGGTTTCTGACACTCGGACTGGGAGCCAGCTACAGCGGAGGGCGAATGAAAAACTGTTTTTACGGGACGTGGTGCgcactcttcctctctgaGAACGAGAGTTTGACACAGAAATGGCTAACGCTCTGACTGAAATTCGTTATAATCGAAACGACTTCCGTCTCCAGACTGCAGGCGAAGACTGGCCGCGATTCGACACGCTTGTGTGCTGCTGTAGTGGGTCACCTGGGAAACGCTTGGTACCCACTGCACAACAGGATCGACACAATCACCATTCAGTTTCTCCCTACTGGAAATTTGATGCCGTTTTCAGATACGGAGCGGTTTCTGTTGCTTCATTTCCggacagaaaagacaaagaaacgcTCTATGAGCTTCTGTAGGTCGTGTTCGCCGAACGCGCTGTCGGCAccttgcatgcgcagcttTTTGGCGAAAAGTATGTTTTATATGCGTTACCTACCACGtggcaaagaaagagaacaccGGTGAAGAAGACATAGAAATCAGGACGGCTGCAGCAATGAGGAGGCTGCTTGCAGGACTGTCAACTAGACTATTCCAGTGTCCGGCAATTCGTGTACTCCACTGAGGAACGACGTCACTTCTTGTGCTGTGCGCTGTGAACGTCGTCATCAGAGAGTACAGGCAGTTGTCTGCGAATTTCCCGGGTTCTGTAACGCAGGTTCTCCTATGGGTGGAATCCGCGGTATCTTTCCCGTCCATCTATAAACAAGCGTAGGACAGTTGCTCTGCCTTCAAACTATGCGATACCCGGTACTGCGTATCAGCCAGATTCTAGCAAGTATTACCGTTGTTATGGTAGGAAGGTTTGAATCACTAGTTGCACGCACGTACGGAAACAAGAACTCTCATAGTCTAAATTCTTTTCAGCGGATATAACCGCCTCCAATCTAGCTGGACCTGCCCGGCGCGAAACAGGAAGCAGAACCATACATTAACGATATGTGATTGATACATTCTTCCAAAGGCACGGATGATACAGCCTGGAATACTTTTTTTGCTGGGGCATGAAACGCCACAAAACGGACACAGTTCTATAAGGACCACTGGATGGCTACGTGCCGAAGAGTTCCACAATTTGAGGGCTCCAACGCATAGACTTGTGTTGTCACTGCATTCAAGGTTGTGTCGGTAGACACAACTTAAATGCATTCTCAAGCAGagccttttcttttgaaTGGCACTTGGTTTGTGAATAGAGGAGCAGAACACAAACCAGATTCGGATGAATGAAATTAAACCCCAGATTCCACAGTGATTCACAAACGACAAAAGAAGAGCAACCGTGACAGATATTTGCAGGGCAGATAATATCGGACTTAGTACATATTTAACTCTAGGCGTCTATATATTTCCCTGCTCGTTTGTGCTGAGGTTGGCGACAAGCTGTTTCAAAGCTAAGTCCTTGTCATTGTTGTGGGCGACCAGTGCTCTGAAGAAGtacacagaaacgaaaagctCGGCAATCATAAGTGCATCACGGACATAACACTTGTTCTCGAAACGCTAAACAAAACTCTTTGCAGTGAAGACAGCGGGAACGCATCCGACAGGTGGATTCGTACCTCGAGAATAGTCTTTAGCCACACCACCCTCTTCAAACCTGGTTTTAAATTACGCCATATAAATGACAGTTGAAACCAATACTGACAGATGGATCCACTGTGCAATTTGCCCAACGCATATTCAAATTCGACGACTTCTTCCTACTTGGCTATTTCTCCGTAGGTAGCTGAGGGAACAATGTCCTTGATTTCCATAATAAGAATGGACTCGGCTGGCTTCTTTTTGGATcggtccttcttcgctcccttctgtgtcttcttcgcctctgctcaCAAAACAAGACTCGGTTGCTGGCAGCATGCGCTGCGTGGAGTCTAGGCGGCGCGGGCAGTGGCTGTTGTTTTTCCCTCTACGGGTTCAATCGCGCGCACAACAAATTTATGACTTCAGATAGTCTCGCACATGCCGAGACTGTTTCTTGATGAAGGGtatttctcccttttctcctgcgCTACTTACCACCCTCAGACGACGAACCGTTATCGCTCGAGCTGCTGTCTGAGTTCTTTCCTGCTTTGTGACCCACTTGCGTGGCGTCCGGTCCACCAACAACAGCAGGATTTCCCACAAACTGCGAGGGCACAGGAAATCCAGAAGTAGCAGGAGATTGAGGTGGTGGATGTGAATAGGGTCCAGGTGCAGAGCCTTGCCTCGGCGCTTGCCACAGCCACGACGGAGAGCCCCCCTGGGGCGGAGGAGCAGGCACGCAACTCCCTGAAAAAGGGATGGGTTGAGGGGGAGGCACTGGTGGTGGACAACTGGCTTGAATTGGATACTGTGGGTACGCCGCGTAGGGAACAAGCGGAGGCATCACATGTGGCATGCCCACGCCATATGCGGGAGCCGGCTCAGCGAGAGGGCACCTGTACGACGGGGAAGCGCCGGACACGAATCCGACGTGCGTCTGGTTTGCCGGAATTAGAAGCCGACCTTGAGCTGCTGCTCTTGCTTGCTCGGCGGTCAAAACGACAACTTTTTGCTGTCCACTCCCACTCGAATACTTCATCTCACTATGGGGTGGCAGCAGGCGAAGTTCGATCTGAAGGGCGCCACCTATCTTCGCCAAAGCAGCATCTTCGAGGGGATAATATTTGTTTTGCACTTTGTTTTCCTACGTTTCACATCCACCATACCAAAAGAGACTTCGCTTCTGAATCCACAGATGTAGTGCTAGTCTGAGCGTCGACTGGTCCTTCAGTTCTACGTCGTTTTTGATTTTTCGTAAAAGGCTGGTCAGTGTCAAATAGTCAGATGCTAATGGAACCGAATGGGAAGCAGGTCTGCTGGTTCGTTCATGCTCAGGTAAAACAGGGTTTGGAAGCCGATATATCAACCCTGATTCCGGTGTGCACACTCGTCTAGGCGCTGCAGTTTGAAAATTTGCGCACACTGTAACTATACACTCTAGAAATTGGTCATGCGCATTCCTTCACATGCGTGGCTCGCAATATATACACTTTGCCTTGATATAGCAGTGTGACCGTGCAAAGTGATTGGACACGCATGTCCGCATTCTTTTGTACCGTAGATCCATATTCTTTGCATGAGTCTGGAGTATGATGAAAGTCAATGATTGAGGCCTGGTGCCCAGCCCGGACGTGCCTCTGCTAATTCCTACATCCAGTCCTCTATTATCTTTCTACCACCATAAGAAAAGCTGGTTTCCAATACATTTCAAATTCACCAAGCTGCTCAGCGTAACCTACGAACATTAGACATCGACACTCCTTACTCACAGTATCCCGAATGTGACGAGTATTTTTCGAACaatctcgccttctgccgtTCCTTCAAAACGCGTAGGCCCTAAAATGATGGCTTACCTCAAGAGTTTGAAGATTGATTGTCACAAATCCcattttcttgtctttcagCAAGACATTTGCATCCCACAGCTCAAGAGTCAACGTGTGCGGCCCGAATGCCTTCTGTAAAGGGTAATGAAGGGAAAGGCGGAACTGAAGCTTAAAGCCCCTACCAGGGGATGCCAGATTTAGCCTCTGGCTTGTATTTGTTGTATTGCCTTTATGTCCATATCATGAAACCCATTTTTAACCCGAGCAGTTGCCGCGTTTCGAACTCAAGCCTAAGTAAATACCGGTAGACTTTCGTGAGTACCGCGCTCTCCGATATACACAAGTAGACGCACATGTCTACACACTGCCACTGTCCAATGCACAGCAGTGCTGTCTTGGAAAATTTCTCTCACAGTCACAGCtggaaaaggggagaaggcTTCTTCAGCGCCTACGCGCAAGCCGTGCGAGCAAGCGGGCGGCTCCTCCCGATTGACTTCTCCCGATTGACTTACGTCATACACAAACGTGAACTGCTGGTTCCACACCGGATTCACAGATTTCTTCACCGTCTCTGTACGGTATTGAGTGCCTCTGTACTCGAACTGAGAAGGCACAGACAAAATATACATGAAGAAAGCGCCTCCATAAACAGGGGCAATGAAAATAGAACTGATGATCGACCTCATGGCGGCTTCTGATATACCGTAGTAATATGTAGCATGTGCGCCGCAATACTTTCAGACCCCTGTCACCACGATCACGGGTTGTGCCACTGACGCTTTCGTGTCCGAATGATAGTCACACTATAGCGATAAAATGCCCACGAACTGATGAGAACCAGTGGTTCAAACCGACGACTTCCACGAATCTTGAAAGGCGGGTCCCAAGGAATGTGTAATAAGGCATTCGCCCACTACTTCTCTTGAGTGTGTCGTCGTTATGCAGTACCGTTTTACTTCCAATCCCATACACTGTCAAACAAAATTACGTATACTTCCACTGAATCTCGAAATTACTGAGGTGTCAATGAGCGGTTGGAAAAATTCGCGTGCCGTTTCAGTTACTAGAAGGCAAGTCTCAAAAGACGCCAACAAGAGAACTCCGTCAACGGCAATCGTTCTATATCCACGCTGTTTAATTCCATCGACATCTTTGGTAGGCCCATTTTCCGTCTCACTTTGATGTACGGATCAGAGGACTTTCCGGAATCCATGGCGGGCAAGTCGATTCCCCGGTGTATGACGACTTGGACTCGAGGGAGCGACATGGTGCCCTAAAGTGGAAAACTGTCGAAGGTGATGCTAGCCAGAAAAGCGATTTACAGACTAATCGAAGCTCCCCAAGAACAACAGAGAACCCGAAACTCCGAGACAGATGAAGGGGAGGGATACCAAAAAAAGTAACTGTGTCTAGAGCTGCCCGGTTCAATTGCCGATATTAGGTTGTCACAGGTTGCTCCAAACAGTATTCGACTGGTTGGTGTTTTTCACGGCGAGAAAGTCACACGGGAGTTCGGCATCTACCCGCAACACGCGCGGCTGTGCTTCCAGAGGAAGGAGCTTTCTCTGCAACAGCGCTCTACACTTTAAGTCGAACACCTGAGGACAAAAGGGACACTAGTCCCAAGAATGTCACGGAGTCATCCACCGATAGGCGAATTATTCACTCAGCATAAGCTTTCCCGTTACCATGATCTTAAGAAAACGAGCGCCCATCTGCAACCAGGCTGGCAGGGCGCTCACTGTAATCCGTTCTGTTCGATAAACTCGAAAAGACCAACCACGTGTCCCACTTCAGATTCAAAGCGCTGGAACAAATCTCCCTCGATGATGAGAACTGAATGATCAACAAAAGTTGCAAAACAGTGTCAGAGAACAGCAGATGACAATTTCCTTCGACTCACCGGTTGGTGACACAAGTCCACGCGGCATCCGCGAAGCTTGACGACGAAAAACCCCGCCCTGCTAGTTTTTATCACGGCTTGTACACAAAGTCGGGACGGAACGGTTGACACAGCAATGCTGGTGCTGAATACCCAACACCCGACACCAAAGATATTTACAAAAATACCAGGCCACACGGCCAAAGATAATTCGGGGGACGCAGGTCAGCAAGCGACGTGACCAGGAGGTGAATCACGGCGTCAAAAACACGCCCATTCAGCAACAGTGTCACATTTGCAGCAACGTTTGACCGTCCACTCATCGAAGGGTGGAAGAAGTGAATCATGCTTTAATGCCGCTACTTTATTTTTCCAGATCCAGTAACAAAGCGAGCGTGTTTCGTGGCAACCTCTACCGAGCACGAAACGGGACCTTGGCCAGTCTGCAGTTGCATTGGGGGGTAGTCCACTCATGCAGTTGTCTGCCAGTAAACCAAGTGACCCCCTCGGCCGGGGCTCGCTTGGCGAATCACACGTTAAAATGCCATGTTTATCTTTGGTAAAAATATTGCGACTATGGGAATGCGCATATAAATGCTCGCTTGCTGCTTTAAGAAATCCAAGGTGCCGTTTTCCTGCTGTGGTAACGCACATTTAAAGGCTCGCTTGCTGCTTTAAGAAATTCAAGGTGCCGGCTTCCTGCTCGACTGCTGCCGTGTGAAGGATCTTGATCAAGACACGATGTGCCGGTCAAAATGCCAATTTTTTCTCCGATACATTCCTCGGCCGGAAACAAGCCATGCAAGTGACTGTGGACGCTATACAGTAGCTTTACTGGTACAGAGATGTTAGGCAAGCCACTTTCGATCAGTACCGTGTCTTGTGAGCGCGACTGATCTTCGTTGCAAGGAAAAATGTATTGCAGGTGAGTCTCTTGAAGTCGATAGATAATCTAGCAAGTGTGGGAACGCGAAGCAAGTACAGAATTCGATATTTCTGTTCGCCGGCTGCGGAAAATTTCTCCCTGTCACTCAATTTTCGAGAGGTTAAGTCGGGTCTCTAGTTCAGGCAACCACGCGTTGTTTTCATGTTAACACTATCGCACACGTCGAGCAATCACtgtcgaagaaagaagcttGAACCGCCGCGACCGGCAACAAATAGACGGACAAAGATCGCAGAGTTTTGCCTGCTCCACTGACAGGAAGTCAGGGTGTAAGTTCGGTTCCGGTTCCCGTCCTGGTGACGCTTTCGTGGCTGATGTCAACAACCACCAGGGGCACCGGATGGCAGGCACACTTCGTGAAGGTGGGATAGTTCTGCACTCAATCAAGTTGCATACATTCCGCCATACTCAGAATGAAGAAGATGGTCGCAACTGCGCCCTGAGAGGCCAGACAGAACGCCACAGAGCAAATCTGATGCTCTTTCTTGAGTATTGAATTTCTTTTGTAGCTTCTTGGTGGTACCCCAgtgagcgacagagaaagttGGAAAAAAACCCTCTTTCCTCCGAATCCTGTGCAGCTGAGTCTGCGACAGAACGCTTACTCCAGATTCATGGTCAAAGCTTCAAGCTCAGTATTCATGTCCAGTGGTAGGTACTCTGTTTCAGCCACTCTGGTTGGCTTCCTCAGATCTGATTCAGGGACACACAGATAAATACACAAGTATATGAAACTGATTTCAAATCACAAGCTGAACCCGAACGACATCAACTCTTCCGACGTTGGTCTAAGGACACCGACAAAAGGCGGAACTGACGCGAAAGAAATGTCTCGCTTTCTTACGGGAAAACAAGGTGGCTGGTCCCCCGCCAGAGCGTTGTGCCAGCCTTTTGCTACCAACGTCTTAAACGCAGTAGGAAtgttttcccttttttcgaGTTGTCCTTCCAGTTGAAGGACAAGGCGATGGAGTTTCATGGTCGACTGCGTGTTGGATTTCTATCGCAATTTGAACATACACTTCCGAGCCCCGAAAAAGAGGACCCGACCtaagagaggaagaacacaggcttctctctgttgatATGACGACAGTACATGCTAGAGTCTCCTCAAGCTATCGCTACCATGCTTAGCTGTTTCTAAAAGTTGAAGGAACACGACCCAAGAATGACGATAGTAATCGGTGACGAACAGCGCAGCTAACTTGGTGCGCAAGCTCGTGGCACAGAGTCTtaacacagaaaaacataAAGCCATCTCTTTGTTTGCTCTCTAAAAAGATTCACCTGCTGTACTCCCAGCGACACGAGCTCTAAACTATGCGGGTACGACGGTTCATGCAATATAACGAAGGGATTGAAACACGAGAGATAGACTTTTTTGCTGAGCTCAAGAACAGTCTTCATCCGTGGAAAGGGGGATACGGTTTCCGCTTCTTAAGTGAACGGCCCAAAGATCTTTGTTTTCGGGTTTTTGCTCCTGATTTACCTCGACAGTGAACTGCTGCCGCAAGCGCAACCAGGGTTTGACTGACACACTCCGACAGACGCCTAACAACTCCTAAGGCGCGAAGAAGTCACTATTTGACATTCCTGTGCGTGTCACGCAATACCGCAGGTCCTTACCGGCTTTTTAAGCGATTGAACAAGCCGTATCAGTTTGTCTAGTGACCCTCCAAAAACCCACTGTCGAGCTGGTTTTCAAATTGCTTTACCGCATGCGCGGTATGATCTGCAGTTTTACAGCTGTCGGAAGTTGCTCAACTCCCCGCGGATAAGATACCTGGTGGCAACCCTCGGAATGCCTGAATTGTTAGAAAACTAACGTACTTAATGGCGTATTactgagaaaaaaggacAGCCACGCGTGCCTGTTGCAGAAGACAACTGCGGAGAAGGGGTGGAAAAACTGTCAGCGGCTACGCTTCTTTCCTGGGAACGATTGACGCTGAAAATCAAAGTAGCATGCTCGTGAAAAGCGTTTGCTTTCGTTTCCGTAGCCCTATAGCGTCTGGGGGCACAACACATGGTGGAAAGGGGTTTTTCGCGGGGAGAAACGATATTTTTGCACACGTCTCGTTTTCGTCCGAAATGCCACGTTGCAGACGTCGCTGTTTGTCTTGTCCTCTGACGTAACATGCGCTGGGGGGTCGCAAAGCGAGAACGAAACGACATGCGTTTTTGCTAGAACTTGTTTCCCCGGTTCAGCTGTTTCTTCCTGCCTAAATGAAGATGCCTACCCAACCGATCTGCACTTTTTTCGGAATCGGGGACTGGACGTTTTGAATCGCGGCGCTCTCTTCGACTGCAGGGTTTGCCGATGGGCGTACGCGGCGAATCGAGCGTGTGCAttcgcttctcgttctcgATGAATTCAAAAAATGTGTTCCGCCTTGGAAATCCGAACGCAGGAGAGAACCTGCCGCCATGTAACGGGCTGGTTGTCGCATGTCAAAACGAAGTTGGCCGGGGCACTTCGCTACGATACGGTCAGGTGGACCAGACGCATGCTCTGAACCACCGAGGATTGAGTAACTTTGAAGAAATGCAAGGATACGGCCTCGAACTCGTACCTTTCCACGCAgtccactgcatgcggcgaTTTGCATCCAGCGGCTTTTCAGCACGACGTGTCCGCTCACCGCGTGATTTTTTTGTTATCGGCGACGCGCAACCTTCTTACCTTTGCTGGCGCCTTTTCGTTTGGGATTTGCCGAGTTCCATCGCTGAAATTTCTCCGTGTAGCGAACTTTCGGAGCGACTAGACAGTATATGCTATAAACGCCAGACCTGTTCTTGATTCTTCTTGCCCGCTGCCTTGAGCTATCGTCCATCAAAGAACATACGGAGCCCGTTTGTCTAAGATCACTGGTACGTCCGGAACAGACGTGTCAGCGCTTGCGGATACTCGCTTTCGGGGAAACTTTTACTGCGATGCCACTTGCCACACAGCCACCGGTGTTGTGTTTTGCACCTGCCTTCCTCCGGCGTCAATATCTGCAATTCTGCGGGGGCAGCAGGCGTTTGCAACTCCGGTCGAAGCGGCTGCGCGGCCCAGCTGCTCTGCCTGCCGCTCCTTTGTTTTTATCTGACTCCTCAATACATGGCGAGTGGGTCGCAGTGGAACCGTCCCGGCTGTCCCTTTGTTCCGGAACCGATTTTCCTGAACAAATGGGAGCAGCGGCTCTGTGCGGAACAGCCGCCAGCAGCCCCCTTCTTACCCGCTTCGACGGGCGGCGCCAACTTCCCAGTTTCGAATTGCAGATCTGGCCACGCCCTAGAGAGCGTTCCCGCGTCGCGGCGCATGGCTGCGGTGTATGCACACCCGGACCATCCGATGTGGGGCACCCAGCGAGGCGACTCTGGCCTCCAGAATGTCGAGCAGTTTCCCACTGCATTGGCTCCGGAGGCGGGCGGCGCGGACGGCACACCTGCGCTTGCAGAAACGGCAACTCATGCCTATGCCCGCTACCAAGAGGAGCCGCTGGCGGGCCGGTTTTCTTGCCAAAAAGCACGCGAGGTCGGAGTCGAAACCAGCCAAGGGCAGGACATCGACATGTTTCCGCCGCACGAACGAGCGGAATGCTTCCCGCCCCGACCATCTTACTGCCAACATGAAGCGTGTGCAGGTTGTCCAGAGCGCTGCAGACGGAGCGTTTCCCACGTGCACGAGGAAATGGTGGGCGCCTCCGTACCGCTTGCCCAGAAGGAAAATGCACCATGGGGAATGGGGCTCCTTTCTACCGAGCCGCTAAGTTTTGACAGTGTCAGTGCCCCTAGCATCGTACCTTTGCAGCAGGAGACGGGGGGGCGGAAGGAGTCTCGTGTCCCCGGTCGCTCGTCGAGGGGGAGCACGCCGCCTCCCTCGAACATACCTCCGGGACTAGCGCGAGCTCCCTCTTTTTCGGTTCCACCTTTTCGTGAAAGCCCCCCCACATTGTCCTCGACGGCGCGTGCCAGCGTGAGTGCAAGCACCGACTTCCCAACCCCTTCCACCCCGCGGCAGGTGGACCGGGACCCGCGCCTCGCAACTCCTTTTCCAGAAAACCCCGTGCCTATCAGGGGGCGTCTGTACTCGAGATCTTGTGAAACATCAGAGGCCGACTCGTTCCGCCCTTCTAAATCGCCGAGGTGTTCCTCGGGACGCGTATCAGTGAGACTGCCGTCGCCGGGAACCGTGGATTGGGTCTCGAGCTCGCATGTCACATCTCATCTGTCTAAGCAATCTTCTGAAGCTTCCGAGCGCGTGACCACCCCAAGGAGGGCGGGGATGAGCAACGACAGTCATGAGGCGCGGCTGTTGACGGCGAGGCCCTCATCTTTCACCGGAGGTGCGCCTGCAGTTGCCTCCAGCAACCCCCGTGGCTCTAGGGCGCCTGACGCGTCGGCAGCCTCTAGCTCCTTTCTCAGGACCAGATCTTCGCTTTGTGGGAGGGGACCTAGAGAGGGTTTTACTGCCCTGTCTGCTGCACTCTCggtctttcctttcctgctCCCGACAGCCGCCGTTCTGCCCCTCGACCCCGTGGGTCGGAAGCTGGAACGGACGCGGTCGCGGGAGTCGACGGAACACATGGGCTCGCCTTCTGCAGTCTCTTCCCAGAATTTTGCTGGGATTCCTCTCAGGCGCGGTGGCGCCTCCTGTGCTGCACTCGATGT
Proteins encoded in this window:
- a CDS encoding hypothetical protein (encoded by transcript TGME49_249870); its protein translation is MSLPRVQVVIHRGIDLPAMDSGKSSDPYIKFEYRGTQYRTETVKKSVNPVWNQQFTFVYDKAFGPHTLTLELWDANVLLKDKKMGFVTINLQTLEENKVQNKYYPLEDAALAKIGGALQIELRLLPPHSEMKYSSGSGQQKVVVLTAEQARAAAQGRLLIPANQTHVGFVSGASPSYRCPLAEPAPAYGVGMPHVMPPLVPYAAYPQYPIQASCPPPVPPPQPIPFSGSCVPAPPPQGGSPSWLWQAPRQGSAPGPYSHPPPQSPATSGFPVPSQFVGNPAVVGGPDATQVGHKAGKNSDSSSSDNGSSSEGEAKKTQKGAKKDRSKKKPAESILIMEIKDIVPSATYGEIAKALVAHNNDKDLALKQLVANLSTNEQGNI